A window of Lagopus muta isolate bLagMut1 chromosome 16, bLagMut1 primary, whole genome shotgun sequence contains these coding sequences:
- the SRSF6 gene encoding serine/arginine-rich splicing factor 6 isoform X1, giving the protein MPRVYIGRLSYHVREKDIQRFFSGYGRLLEVDLKNGYGFVEFEDSRDADDAVYELNGKDLCGERVIVEHARGPRRDRDGYSYSSRSEYGGGGGGYSSRRQSGRDKYGPPVRTEHRLIVENLSSRCSWQDLKDFMRQAGEVTYADAHKERTNEGVIEFRSYSDMKRALDKLDGTEINGRKIRLVEDKPRSSHRRSYSCSRSRSRSRRRSRSRSRRSRSSRSRSRSVSKSRSRSKSRSRSKDRSRSRSKSRKSRSKSKSKPKSDRGSRSHSRSKEKSEKSRSRSRSRSPKENGKGDTKSKSRSRSRSRSNSPQQQPSAKARSESPPKRAASRSRSRSRSKSRSRSRSSSRD; this is encoded by the exons ATGCCGCGCGTGTACATCGGCCGCCTGAGCTACCACGTCCGGGAGAAGGACATTCAGCGTTTCTTCAGCGGCTATGGCCGCCTGCTCGAGGTCGACCTCAAAAACGG TTACGGCTTCGTGGAGTTCGAGGACTCCCGCGACGCCGACGATGCCGTTTACGAGCTGAACGGCAAGGATCTGTGCGGGGAGCGCGTGATCGTGGAGCACGCCCGCGGCCCCCGCCGCGACAGGGACGGGTACAGCTACAGCAGCCGCAGTGAGTACG GTGGGGGTGGTGGCGGATATAGCAGTCGGAGACAGTCTGGAAGAGATAAATATGGACCACCTGTTCGTACAGAGCACAGACTGATTGTTGAAAACCTTTCCAGTCGCTGTAGTTGGCAGGATTTGAAA gattttatgAGGCAGGCTGGTGAGGTGACCTATGCAGATGCTCACAAAGAACGTACAAATGAAGGAGTAATAGAGTTCCGGTCATACTCAGACATGAAACGTGCCCTGGACAAACTGGATGGCACAGAGATAAATGGAAGGAAGATCAGGCTGGTTGAAGACAAGCCACGGTCAAGCCATAGGCGGTCTTACTCTTGCAGCAGGTCAAG GTCACGGTCTAGAAGGCGATCTAGAAGCAGAAGTCGTAGAAGTAGGAGCAGCCGCAGCAGGTCCCGTAGTGTCTCTAAAAGTCGTTCCAG ATCTAAATCCAGGTCACGAAGCAAAGACCGTTCACGTTCCAGATCTAAAAGCCGGAAGTCCAGATCAAAGAGCAAATCAAAACCCAAGTCTGACAGGGGGTCACGCTCTCACAGCAGATCTAAGGAGAAGTCGGAGAAGTCTCGATCCAGGTCCAGGTCTCGATCTCCCAAAGAAAATGGTAAAGGAGATACTAAGTCTAAATCCAGGTCAAGGAGTAGGTCTCGTTCCAATTCTCCGCAGCAGCAGCCATCTGCCAAGGCTCGTTCAGAGTCACCACCTAAAAGAGCTGCATCGAGGTCCCGTTCCAGATCTCGTTCAAAGTCTCGCTCACGATCAAGATCTAGTTCAAGAGATTAA
- the SRSF6 gene encoding serine/arginine-rich splicing factor 6 isoform X2: protein MPRVYIGRLSYHVREKDIQRFFSGYGRLLEVDLKNGYGFVEFEDSRDADDAVYELNGKDLCGERVIVEHARGPRRDRDGYSYSSRSGGGGGYSSRRQSGRDKYGPPVRTEHRLIVENLSSRCSWQDLKDFMRQAGEVTYADAHKERTNEGVIEFRSYSDMKRALDKLDGTEINGRKIRLVEDKPRSSHRRSYSCSRSRSRSRRRSRSRSRRSRSSRSRSRSVSKSRSRSKSRSRSKDRSRSRSKSRKSRSKSKSKPKSDRGSRSHSRSKEKSEKSRSRSRSRSPKENGKGDTKSKSRSRSRSRSNSPQQQPSAKARSESPPKRAASRSRSRSRSKSRSRSRSSSRD, encoded by the exons ATGCCGCGCGTGTACATCGGCCGCCTGAGCTACCACGTCCGGGAGAAGGACATTCAGCGTTTCTTCAGCGGCTATGGCCGCCTGCTCGAGGTCGACCTCAAAAACGG TTACGGCTTCGTGGAGTTCGAGGACTCCCGCGACGCCGACGATGCCGTTTACGAGCTGAACGGCAAGGATCTGTGCGGGGAGCGCGTGATCGTGGAGCACGCCCGCGGCCCCCGCCGCGACAGGGACGGGTACAGCTACAGCAGCCGCA GTGGGGGTGGTGGCGGATATAGCAGTCGGAGACAGTCTGGAAGAGATAAATATGGACCACCTGTTCGTACAGAGCACAGACTGATTGTTGAAAACCTTTCCAGTCGCTGTAGTTGGCAGGATTTGAAA gattttatgAGGCAGGCTGGTGAGGTGACCTATGCAGATGCTCACAAAGAACGTACAAATGAAGGAGTAATAGAGTTCCGGTCATACTCAGACATGAAACGTGCCCTGGACAAACTGGATGGCACAGAGATAAATGGAAGGAAGATCAGGCTGGTTGAAGACAAGCCACGGTCAAGCCATAGGCGGTCTTACTCTTGCAGCAGGTCAAG GTCACGGTCTAGAAGGCGATCTAGAAGCAGAAGTCGTAGAAGTAGGAGCAGCCGCAGCAGGTCCCGTAGTGTCTCTAAAAGTCGTTCCAG ATCTAAATCCAGGTCACGAAGCAAAGACCGTTCACGTTCCAGATCTAAAAGCCGGAAGTCCAGATCAAAGAGCAAATCAAAACCCAAGTCTGACAGGGGGTCACGCTCTCACAGCAGATCTAAGGAGAAGTCGGAGAAGTCTCGATCCAGGTCCAGGTCTCGATCTCCCAAAGAAAATGGTAAAGGAGATACTAAGTCTAAATCCAGGTCAAGGAGTAGGTCTCGTTCCAATTCTCCGCAGCAGCAGCCATCTGCCAAGGCTCGTTCAGAGTCACCACCTAAAAGAGCTGCATCGAGGTCCCGTTCCAGATCTCGTTCAAAGTCTCGCTCACGATCAAGATCTAGTTCAAGAGATTAA